The following proteins are encoded in a genomic region of Pelodictyon phaeoclathratiforme BU-1:
- a CDS encoding LemA family protein, translating into MKVTMARLIALFLFFSTLSGCGYNTIQQNEEAVNRAWGDLESQLQRRGDLVPNLVATVKGAANFEKETLTAVVEARAKASSIQLTPAMLSDPAAMAKFTSAQGGLSSSLSRLLVAVERYPELKANQNFRDLQNQLEGTENRISVARQRYNGAVEVFNFSIRKFPNSLTNSLALKLKAKEYFKADEAAKAVPAVKF; encoded by the coding sequence ATGAAGGTGACCATGGCAAGGCTTATTGCACTGTTTCTTTTTTTCAGTACCCTTTCCGGGTGCGGGTACAACACCATTCAGCAGAATGAAGAGGCTGTAAACCGCGCATGGGGTGATCTTGAGTCCCAGTTGCAGCGCAGGGGTGATCTGGTGCCAAATCTTGTAGCAACGGTCAAGGGAGCAGCAAATTTTGAAAAGGAGACCCTGACGGCAGTGGTGGAAGCGAGGGCAAAAGCGAGTTCGATTCAGCTTACTCCCGCTATGCTCAGCGATCCGGCGGCGATGGCAAAATTCACCAGCGCCCAGGGTGGTCTCTCCTCAAGCCTGTCGCGTCTGCTGGTGGCGGTAGAGCGGTATCCTGAACTCAAGGCTAACCAGAACTTCCGCGATCTTCAGAATCAGCTTGAGGGAACCGAAAACCGTATCAGCGTTGCCCGTCAGCGTTATAACGGGGCGGTAGAAGTGTTCAACTTCTCGATAAGGAAGTTTCCGAACTCGTTGACCAACAGTCTGGCGCTGAAGCTGAAAGCCAAGGAGTACTTCAAGGCCGATGAAGCTGCCAAAGCGGTGCCTGCTGTTAAATTCTGA